In Verrucomicrobiia bacterium, a single window of DNA contains:
- the rnpA gene encoding ribonuclease P protein component → MTGPAQRLRFGRGMHIKHGRDFARVREQGGRLASGCLVANWLRLPAGSASRLGVVAGSKIGGAVLRSRVKRLLRESFRLHQLELAGPVDLVLVARPSIARGDFVTVERDFLAALRKAGLLKAPAASE, encoded by the coding sequence ATGACGGGCCCGGCTCAGCGCCTGCGCTTTGGGCGCGGGATGCACATCAAGCACGGCCGGGATTTTGCCCGGGTGCGGGAGCAGGGCGGGCGGCTGGCCAGCGGTTGTCTGGTGGCCAACTGGTTGCGGTTGCCGGCGGGGTCCGCCTCGCGGCTGGGCGTGGTGGCCGGCAGCAAAATTGGGGGAGCCGTCCTGCGGAGCCGGGTTAAACGTCTCCTACGCGAATCGTTTCGCCTCCACCAACTTGAACTCGCCGGGCCCGTGGATTTGGTGTTGGTTGCGCGGCCGTCCATTGCGCGCGGGGATTTTGTCACGGTGGAACGGGATTTTTTGGCGGCGTTGCGCAAGGCCGGTTTGCTGAAGGCGCCGGCGGCAAGCGAATGA
- the yidD gene encoding membrane protein insertion efficiency factor YidD: MNPLQHTLIFLGRLYRWTLSPLKTALFGPTGRCRFEPSCSAYAIEAVRVHGALAGSWLALKRIGRCHPWGGCGHDPVPPRRPGATAPKLASSPGDCGC; this comes from the coding sequence ATGAATCCACTGCAGCACACGCTGATTTTTTTGGGCCGGCTTTATCGCTGGACGTTGTCCCCGTTGAAGACCGCCTTGTTTGGTCCGACGGGGCGTTGCCGTTTTGAACCCAGCTGCTCCGCGTATGCCATCGAGGCGGTGCGGGTCCACGGCGCGCTGGCCGGCAGCTGGCTGGCGTTGAAACGGATCGGGCGCTGTCATCCCTGGGGTGGCTGTGGTCACGATCCTGTACCGCCCCGGCGGCCGGGGGCGACCGCGCCCAAACTGGCCTCGTCGCCGGGCGATTGCGGCTGTTAA
- the rpmH gene encoding 50S ribosomal protein L34, translating into MKRQYQPSKIRRKRQHGFRARNKTKRGAATIARRRRAGRKRLTPV; encoded by the coding sequence ATGAAACGCCAATACCAACCGTCGAAAATTCGCCGCAAGCGCCAGCATGGTTTCCGCGCGCGCAACAAGACCAAGCGCGGCGCTGCCACCATTGCGCGCCGTCGTCGTGCCGGGCGCAAGCGCCTGACGCCGGTTTGA